The Pyrococcus kukulkanii genome contains a region encoding:
- a CDS encoding sulfite exporter TauE/SafE family protein gives MIEYLGYFGVGILVGTLAALFGLGGGFLLVPILNIVGVEIHHAIGTSSASIVFTALSSSYAYHKQRRIHYKAGLLLASTAIVGAYIGAWLTSFIPARQLKVIFGLALIPVAYRVYKKKPVEPTQIRIRDVKVNEKVIPLGGFFAGVVSGLLGVGGGIINVPFLTWLGMPIHYAVATSSFTIVFTSTSSAIKHYLLGNVEVQWLPLLVPGLIVGAQLGARIAKRIKAKSLKNAFAVVMVILALRMILKGLGFEVP, from the coding sequence ATGATTGAGTACCTGGGCTACTTTGGAGTTGGAATTCTCGTTGGAACCCTCGCAGCCTTATTCGGCCTCGGTGGGGGTTTCCTCCTAGTTCCAATATTGAACATAGTCGGGGTTGAAATTCACCACGCAATAGGGACTTCAAGCGCGAGCATAGTGTTTACCGCATTAAGCTCCTCCTACGCCTACCATAAGCAGCGAAGGATACACTATAAGGCAGGCCTATTACTTGCAAGCACCGCAATAGTAGGTGCATACATAGGGGCCTGGCTTACCTCCTTCATCCCGGCGAGGCAACTGAAGGTCATCTTTGGGCTCGCCCTCATTCCCGTGGCCTACAGAGTTTACAAGAAGAAGCCCGTAGAACCAACTCAAATTAGAATTAGGGACGTTAAGGTAAACGAAAAAGTAATTCCCCTAGGAGGCTTCTTTGCCGGGGTAGTGAGTGGACTTTTGGGAGTTGGAGGAGGGATAATAAACGTTCCATTCTTAACTTGGCTCGGAATGCCCATACACTACGCCGTTGCCACATCAAGCTTCACGATAGTTTTTACATCGACGAGTAGCGCAATAAAGCACTACCTCCTTGGCAACGTTGAAGTACAATGGCTACCCCTTCTAGTTCCGGGGCTCATTGTTGGAGCTCAGCTTGGAGCTAGGATAGCGAAGAGAATTAAGGCTAAGAGCTTAAAGAATGCCTTTGCCGTGGTAATGGTGATTCTCGCATTAAGGATGATACTAAAAGGGCTCGGCTTTGAGGTGCCATGA